From a single Nostoc edaphicum CCNP1411 genomic region:
- a CDS encoding DUF5615 family PIN-like protein, translated as MNIISYQADADLKQAIVTGVLRQERWIDFQTAKAAGLKGVKDSEVLAIAAQQERILVSHDLKTMPSEFRKFIRSNYSPGLIIVPQKLPVEVAIKELLMIWEIYSAEELVDLILIRPIF; from the coding sequence GTGAATATTATTAGCTACCAAGCCGATGCTGATTTGAAGCAAGCGATCGTTACGGGAGTTCTGCGACAAGAACGCTGGATTGACTTCCAAACAGCCAAGGCTGCTGGATTAAAAGGTGTAAAAGATTCTGAAGTATTAGCGATCGCAGCACAGCAGGAACGTATCCTCGTCAGCCATGATCTTAAAACAATGCCATCAGAGTTTCGCAAGTTCATCAGAAGCAATTATAGTCCAGGACTGATCATTGTTCCCCAGAAGTTGCCAGTTGAAGTCGCGATCAAGGAACTGCTGATGATTTGGGAGATATACAGTGCAGAGGAATTGGTTGATCTGATTTTAATACGGCCTATATTTTAA